In the Bifidobacterium catenulatum PV20-2 genome, one interval contains:
- a CDS encoding MFS transporter: MNTSTKKSKGLGEYMPLAFAAGIGSMLGSGIIVGLSATIVVWQEGLGLDTTQVGLLSGILTFAIAFGSLFGGRLADKIGRVLFFNWINLFYAIGAAICVFAPNFTMLLIGLIIAGLASGADLPVSMTIVSHDAPDDATAAQLVSTTQVFWQVGVFISFICAFLVSAMPGATGGRVVFAILAVFAVIAWLWRLLSPTFRRFHEAADARDAARPAAAAGGKVSVTKVLFGADKKVLLTYCLAIVIFYVGWNLLANTWGQFQTYMFSKAGATQSLATGLGIILNFVTLVINIVFASIAGGKYRNKAFFAGIIISLIAMAAMAMGGTNLWVIVGATAFMNLGSPLAGEALYKVWTQESFPIEIRASVQGFINGFSRLCCGLFALITPALVLPETIQTTMWCFFGIVVIEGVAGTIMIRAQKKYGTDEERQARKIAA, translated from the coding sequence ATGAATACTTCAACTAAGAAGAGCAAGGGATTAGGCGAATACATGCCGCTTGCCTTCGCGGCAGGCATCGGATCGATGCTGGGGTCCGGCATTATCGTCGGACTGTCGGCAACCATTGTGGTCTGGCAGGAGGGCCTTGGCCTTGATACCACGCAGGTTGGCCTACTTTCCGGTATTCTGACCTTCGCCATTGCATTCGGCTCGCTGTTCGGCGGGCGTTTAGCCGACAAAATCGGTCGCGTGCTGTTCTTCAACTGGATCAACCTGTTCTACGCCATCGGTGCTGCCATCTGCGTGTTCGCTCCTAACTTCACCATGCTGCTTATCGGCCTGATCATCGCGGGTCTTGCGTCCGGCGCCGATTTGCCGGTCTCCATGACCATCGTCTCCCATGACGCTCCGGACGACGCTACCGCAGCACAGCTCGTCTCCACCACGCAGGTCTTCTGGCAGGTGGGCGTGTTCATCTCCTTCATCTGTGCGTTCCTCGTCTCCGCCATGCCGGGTGCGACCGGTGGCCGTGTGGTGTTCGCCATTCTCGCGGTGTTCGCAGTCATCGCATGGCTGTGGCGTCTGCTTTCGCCGACCTTCCGCCGTTTCCACGAAGCCGCCGACGCCCGTGACGCGGCTCGTCCGGCCGCTGCCGCAGGCGGCAAGGTATCGGTGACCAAGGTGCTGTTCGGTGCCGACAAGAAGGTCTTGCTCACCTACTGCCTCGCCATTGTCATCTTCTACGTCGGTTGGAACCTGCTAGCCAACACATGGGGGCAATTCCAAACCTACATGTTCTCCAAAGCCGGCGCCACCCAGTCCCTGGCCACTGGTCTGGGCATCATTCTCAACTTTGTGACCCTTGTGATCAACATCGTGTTCGCATCCATTGCAGGTGGCAAGTATCGCAACAAGGCGTTCTTCGCAGGCATCATCATCTCCCTGATCGCCATGGCCGCCATGGCCATGGGTGGCACGAACCTGTGGGTCATCGTAGGTGCGACCGCGTTTATGAACCTCGGCTCTCCGCTGGCAGGCGAGGCGTTGTACAAGGTGTGGACTCAGGAATCCTTCCCGATCGAGATCCGTGCATCCGTGCAGGGCTTCATCAACGGTTTCTCCCGCCTGTGCTGCGGCCTGTTCGCACTCATCACCCCGGCTCTGGTGCTTCCGGAAACCATCCAGACCACCATGTGGTGCTTCTTCGGCATCGTGGTGATTGAAGGCGTCGCCGGTACCATCATGATTCGTGCCCAGAAGAAGTACGGCACCGATGAAGAGCGTCAGGCGCGCAAGATTGCAGCCTGA